From Pseudoalteromonas sp. R3, one genomic window encodes:
- the infA gene encoding translation initiation factor IF-1 has product MAKEDVIEMQGTVLDTLPNTMFRVELENGHVVVAHISGKMRKNYIRILTGDKVTVEMTPYDLSKGRIVFRAR; this is encoded by the coding sequence ATGGCGAAAGAAGACGTTATTGAAATGCAAGGCACGGTCCTTGACACTTTACCAAATACTATGTTCCGTGTTGAATTGGAAAATGGTCACGTTGTTGTGGCACATATCTCTGGTAAAATGCGTAAAAATTACATCCGCATTCTGACCGGCGACAAGGTGACTGTTGAAATGACACCTTATGACCTGAGCAAAGGACGCATCGTCTTCCGCGCGCGTTAA
- a CDS encoding arginyltransferase, with product MTEHFPSKIGLSQQFDCSYLADQKEQLLVILDSNCYTPVRFETLLSFGFRRSGDQIYRPHCPACQACQSVRVLASDYRPSRSQKRKWNKINSDFRFEYNTQEQPSYYQLYEKYITMRHSDGSMFPPNRLQYESFLFCRWLPVTFIELWHKEQLIAVAVTDTMPTALSAIYTFFDPDYADLSLGTIMIMAQLEHARLHDKTYLYLGYQIDACPKMRYKQQYLPAQQFKSDVWVNI from the coding sequence ATGACTGAACATTTCCCTTCAAAAATTGGCCTGAGCCAGCAATTTGATTGCAGCTATCTCGCTGATCAAAAAGAACAGCTACTCGTGATTCTGGATAGTAACTGTTATACACCTGTGCGCTTTGAAACTTTGCTTTCGTTTGGATTTCGTCGCAGCGGCGACCAAATATACCGCCCTCACTGTCCCGCATGCCAGGCGTGTCAGTCAGTCCGCGTTTTAGCAAGTGACTATCGACCTTCTCGTTCCCAGAAACGAAAATGGAATAAAATTAACTCAGACTTTCGTTTTGAATATAACACTCAGGAGCAGCCGAGCTACTATCAGCTCTACGAAAAATACATCACTATGAGACATAGCGACGGTTCGATGTTCCCGCCAAATCGGCTTCAATACGAAAGCTTCCTGTTTTGTCGCTGGTTGCCAGTTACCTTTATCGAACTATGGCACAAAGAACAGCTCATAGCCGTTGCAGTAACAGACACTATGCCCACTGCTCTTTCTGCCATTTATACCTTTTTTGACCCTGACTACGCTGATCTGAGCTTAGGTACCATCATGATCATGGCACAACTTGAACATGCACGTCTGCACGATAAGACCTACCTTTATCTTGGTTATCAGATAGACGCCTGCCCCAAAATGCGCTACAAGCAGCAATATTTACCTGCACAACAGTTCAAAAGCGATGTTTGGGTCAACATTTAG
- the aat gene encoding leucyl/phenylalanyl-tRNA--protein transferase, whose amino-acid sequence MTQQLFHLSATDFIFPPCHFALKDPDGLLAVGGCLSTARLRRAYQQGIFPWFNEREPIMWWAPSERGIMELDEFHISRSLKKSVRKLVPEVTINTAFEQVITACRQQRVDKEGTWINKAMLNAYIQGHKEGFVHSVEVWQQGTLIGGLYGVMLNGVFCGESMFYRAPDASKMAMWALVNWLKQHGAHFIDCQLENPYLLSLGAKVISRKEFLAKLKSASHYQVPETMWHPQPLRAIYD is encoded by the coding sequence ATGACACAGCAATTGTTTCATCTGTCTGCCACTGACTTTATTTTTCCCCCTTGCCATTTTGCACTCAAAGACCCCGACGGCTTACTCGCAGTGGGTGGATGTCTAAGTACAGCAAGACTGCGCCGGGCCTATCAGCAAGGTATTTTTCCCTGGTTCAATGAAAGAGAACCGATTATGTGGTGGGCACCCAGTGAGCGAGGCATCATGGAGCTGGATGAGTTTCATATCAGCCGCTCGCTCAAAAAGTCTGTACGTAAACTGGTACCTGAAGTCACCATAAACACTGCTTTTGAGCAGGTTATCACGGCATGTCGGCAACAAAGAGTCGATAAGGAAGGTACCTGGATAAACAAAGCCATGCTTAACGCCTATATTCAGGGCCATAAAGAAGGCTTTGTTCATAGTGTTGAAGTATGGCAACAGGGTACGTTGATAGGCGGTTTATATGGTGTAATGCTAAACGGTGTTTTTTGTGGTGAATCTATGTTTTATCGCGCGCCTGATGCGTCAAAGATGGCGATGTGGGCACTTGTCAATTGGCTCAAGCAACATGGGGCTCATTTTATAGATTGTCAGCTGGAAAACCCTTATTTACTGTCTCTGGGTGCAAAAGTCATATCAAGAAAAGAATTTTTGGCTAAACTTAAATCAGCAAGCCACTATCAAGTGCCTGAAACGATGTGGCATCCGCAACCATTGAGGGCGATATATGACTGA
- the trxB gene encoding thioredoxin-disulfide reductase: MTDAKHCKLLILGSGPAGYTAAVYAARANLNPVLITGMQQGGQLTTTTEVENWPGDAHGLTGPALMDRMKEHAERFETEIIFDHINKVDVTKRPFTLTGDQGTYTCDALIIATGASAKYLGLESETNFQGRGVSACATCDGFFYRGQKVAVVGGGNTAVEEALYLSNIAEEVHVIHRRDTFRSEKILSDRLMEKANNGNVVLHLNKTLDEVLGDDMGVTGIRIKDTDSDATEQLDLAGVFIAIGHKPNTDMFAGQLEMKDGYLVVQSGLNGNATQTSVEGVFAAGDVSDHIYRQAITSAGTGCMAALDAERYLDNLK, encoded by the coding sequence ATGACTGATGCAAAACATTGCAAACTGTTGATCTTGGGCTCAGGACCTGCTGGTTACACAGCCGCTGTCTATGCTGCACGTGCTAACCTTAACCCAGTACTAATTACGGGTATGCAGCAAGGTGGTCAGCTGACTACAACAACTGAAGTTGAAAACTGGCCTGGCGATGCGCATGGTCTTACTGGTCCTGCACTGATGGACCGTATGAAAGAGCACGCCGAGCGATTTGAAACTGAAATCATCTTTGATCACATCAACAAGGTAGATGTGACCAAGCGTCCTTTCACGCTTACTGGCGATCAAGGTACTTACACCTGTGATGCTCTCATCATTGCAACAGGTGCTTCAGCTAAGTACCTGGGCCTTGAGTCAGAAACAAACTTCCAGGGTCGTGGTGTATCAGCCTGTGCAACCTGTGATGGATTCTTCTACCGCGGGCAGAAAGTTGCTGTTGTAGGTGGTGGTAATACCGCCGTTGAAGAAGCACTTTATCTGTCAAACATCGCTGAAGAAGTACATGTGATCCACAGACGAGATACGTTCCGTAGCGAAAAGATTCTCTCAGATCGTCTGATGGAAAAAGCAAACAATGGCAATGTTGTTCTTCATCTCAACAAAACACTTGATGAAGTGCTGGGTGATGACATGGGTGTCACAGGCATTCGCATTAAAGATACTGACTCTGACGCTACCGAGCAGCTTGATCTTGCCGGTGTCTTTATTGCTATTGGTCACAAGCCGAATACGGACATGTTTGCAGGCCAGCTGGAAATGAAAGACGGCTACCTGGTCGTACAATCGGGTCTGAATGGCAACGCAACTCAAACCAGTGTTGAAGGCGTATTTGCAGCGGGTGACGTGTCTGATCACATCTACCGCCAGGCTATTACCTCTGCCGGCACTGGCTGCATGGCTGCATTAGATGCAGAGCGTTACTTAGATAATCTGAAGTAA
- the pssA gene encoding CDP-diacylglycerol--serine O-phosphatidyltransferase — MAFWQDKPGFALDAQSCEILTDAKQYHAQLLSLIRGAQQRIYLTALYLQDDEAGREILTALHEVASARPHLEIHVLVDFHRAQRGLIGEAKSEGNAKLYCDMQAEFGSSVKVYGVPVKAKELFGVLHLKGFVIDDTVLYSGASINNVYLQHGDKYRLDRYFVIENTALAASFCHFLDTHLLSSEAVPRLDVRPLKPFSELKVAQKQLMRQLKKAQYDMRSATATDGLNVRAFLGFGRRTNKLNRLIKALFDTTERELLLYTPYFNFPAPLLRSLRRLLKEGKTVTIVIGDKTANDFYIAPDQPFSRIGALPYLYETILYKFLKSQRRYINSGHLNVYLWRDGNNSFHLKGINRDNQVHLMTGHNLNPRAWGLDIENGILIEDPEQKLEQAITQEREAILANCTKLSGPQDLETIDDYPSAVKKILGQAKRVKVDFIIKKFI; from the coding sequence ATGGCATTTTGGCAGGATAAACCTGGGTTTGCACTGGACGCACAAAGTTGCGAAATACTGACTGATGCGAAACAGTATCACGCGCAGCTTTTGTCACTTATCCGTGGCGCACAACAGCGCATCTATTTGACCGCACTGTATCTGCAGGACGATGAAGCGGGTCGCGAAATATTAACCGCGCTACATGAGGTGGCTTCGGCGCGCCCACATCTTGAAATCCACGTACTGGTTGATTTTCATCGGGCACAGCGCGGGCTGATAGGTGAAGCCAAATCTGAGGGTAACGCAAAGCTGTATTGCGACATGCAAGCCGAGTTTGGCTCAAGCGTAAAAGTGTATGGTGTGCCAGTTAAGGCCAAAGAATTGTTTGGCGTTTTACACCTTAAAGGTTTTGTTATCGATGACACCGTTTTGTACAGCGGCGCCAGCATTAATAATGTGTACTTGCAACATGGCGATAAGTACCGCCTGGATCGCTATTTTGTGATTGAAAATACTGCTTTGGCAGCTAGTTTCTGTCATTTCCTGGATACTCATTTATTATCCAGCGAGGCCGTGCCAAGGTTGGATGTTCGCCCGCTAAAGCCATTTTCTGAGTTGAAGGTGGCACAAAAGCAATTGATGAGGCAGCTTAAAAAAGCACAATACGATATGCGCTCAGCAACTGCTACAGATGGCTTGAATGTTCGTGCCTTTTTAGGCTTTGGTCGTCGAACGAATAAGCTAAACCGCCTGATTAAGGCCTTGTTTGATACAACTGAACGTGAGCTGCTTTTATACACGCCATACTTTAACTTTCCGGCGCCGTTGCTACGGTCATTGCGCCGTTTGCTCAAAGAAGGTAAAACAGTCACAATCGTGATTGGCGATAAAACCGCAAATGACTTTTACATTGCGCCCGATCAGCCGTTTAGTCGAATTGGTGCCTTACCTTATTTGTATGAGACCATTTTGTACAAGTTTCTTAAGTCGCAACGGCGCTACATCAACTCAGGGCATTTGAATGTGTACTTATGGCGAGATGGAAACAACTCATTCCATCTAAAAGGGATTAACCGTGACAATCAGGTTCATCTGATGACGGGACACAATCTCAACCCTCGTGCCTGGGGATTGGACATTGAAAACGGTATTTTGATAGAAGATCCGGAGCAAAAGCTCGAGCAAGCGATAACTCAGGAGCGAGAGGCGATCCTGGCTAATTGCACTAAACTCAGCGGGCCTCAGGATTTGGAAACAATTGATGATTACCCGTCTGCGGTGAAGAAAATTCTCGGACAGGCAAAACGAGTGAAAGTCGACTTTATCATTAAAAAGTTTATTTAA
- the asnB gene encoding asparagine synthase B, with protein MCSIFGVLEIKSDPAILREQAIEMSKRLRHRGPDWSGVYASDKAILVHERLAIVGVSSGAQPLYNPERTHILAVNGEIYNHKELAQKLTVPFTFQTQSDCEVLLALYKQKGPEFLDDLNGIFAFCLYDEQEDAYLIGRDHIGIIPLYTGRDQHGNFYVASEMKALTPICNQIEEFPPGHYLYSKEGTLRPYYQRDWQKFEAVKNNEATAETVKDALEAAVKRQLMCDVPYGVLLSGGLDSSVISAITQKFAARRIEDDGASEAWWPKLHSFSIGLEGSPDLAAAQKVADQIGTVHHPIHFTVQQGIDALKEVIYHLETYDVTTVRASTPMYLMARYIKAMGIKMVLSGEGADELFGGYLYFHKAPNSQEFHEELNRKVSKLHMFDCLRANKSMAAWGVEARVPFLDKEFVDIAMRTNPEYKMCKEGRIEKHIIREAFDGYLPDEVLWRQKEQFSDGVGYSWIDSLKEYVNEKVSDQELASAGYRFPINTPDSKEAYYYRSIFESHFPGDAAAKCVPHGKSVACSTPEALAWDASFEQNADPSGRAANVHSHAYQSAE; from the coding sequence ATGTGTTCAATTTTTGGTGTGCTGGAGATCAAATCAGATCCAGCCATTCTGCGCGAGCAGGCAATAGAAATGTCCAAGCGATTACGACATCGCGGTCCAGACTGGTCCGGTGTATATGCCAGTGATAAAGCCATTCTGGTGCATGAGCGACTCGCCATTGTAGGCGTATCCAGCGGTGCCCAGCCACTTTATAACCCGGAGCGAACCCACATTCTTGCAGTCAATGGCGAAATCTATAACCACAAAGAACTGGCTCAAAAGCTCACTGTGCCCTTCACGTTCCAGACTCAATCAGACTGTGAGGTGTTGCTGGCATTATATAAACAAAAAGGTCCTGAGTTCCTCGATGACCTGAACGGTATTTTTGCCTTTTGTCTGTATGATGAACAGGAAGATGCCTATTTGATCGGTCGCGATCACATTGGTATTATCCCGCTATACACAGGGCGGGACCAGCATGGTAACTTTTATGTCGCCAGTGAGATGAAGGCGCTCACACCAATTTGCAACCAGATTGAAGAGTTTCCGCCAGGGCACTATCTTTATTCCAAAGAAGGCACCCTAAGGCCCTATTATCAGCGAGACTGGCAAAAGTTTGAGGCAGTTAAAAATAACGAAGCCACTGCAGAAACAGTCAAAGACGCACTTGAAGCAGCGGTCAAGCGTCAGTTAATGTGTGATGTACCTTATGGCGTGTTGCTCTCTGGCGGCCTCGACTCATCGGTTATCTCCGCCATCACTCAAAAGTTTGCCGCACGTCGCATAGAAGACGATGGTGCGAGTGAGGCCTGGTGGCCAAAATTACACTCCTTTTCTATCGGACTTGAAGGCTCACCTGATCTGGCAGCTGCGCAAAAGGTTGCAGATCAAATAGGTACCGTTCACCACCCTATTCATTTTACAGTACAACAAGGCATCGATGCTCTCAAGGAAGTCATTTACCACCTTGAAACCTATGATGTAACCACAGTCCGTGCGTCTACTCCAATGTATCTGATGGCCCGCTACATCAAGGCTATGGGTATTAAAATGGTACTCTCCGGTGAAGGCGCCGACGAGCTGTTTGGAGGTTATTTATATTTCCATAAAGCGCCAAACAGCCAGGAGTTCCATGAAGAGCTCAATCGCAAAGTATCTAAGCTACATATGTTTGACTGCCTGCGCGCCAACAAGTCCATGGCAGCCTGGGGCGTAGAAGCACGCGTTCCTTTCCTGGACAAAGAGTTCGTGGATATCGCCATGCGTACTAACCCTGAATACAAGATGTGTAAAGAAGGTCGTATTGAGAAGCATATTATTCGGGAGGCGTTCGATGGCTACCTCCCTGATGAAGTACTGTGGCGTCAAAAAGAGCAATTCTCTGACGGCGTTGGGTATTCCTGGATAGACTCATTAAAAGAGTATGTGAATGAAAAGGTCAGCGATCAGGAGCTGGCCAGTGCCGGATATCGCTTCCCAATTAATACTCCCGACAGCAAAGAAGCCTATTACTATCGTAGTATCTTTGAATCTCACTTTCCTGGTGATGCAGCTGCCAAATGCGTTCCGCATGGTAAATCTGTTGCCTGCTCAACACCCGAGGCGCTGGCCTGGGATGCGTCTTTTGAGCAAAATGCCGATCCATCCGGTCGGGCAGCTAATGTGCATAGCCATGCTTACCAAAGCGCAGAATAG